Proteins encoded together in one Lathyrus oleraceus cultivar Zhongwan6 chromosome 5, CAAS_Psat_ZW6_1.0, whole genome shotgun sequence window:
- the LOC127079573 gene encoding protein MAIN-LIKE 2-like, with the protein MFVICFLKVQSNDCLYCLFLKDPKKFRQRSHPMPYPDPWCVPYIERAGFGHVMHVVNATIDVKFILALCERWRPETHTFHLSTGECTVTLEDVYMLLGLRIDGKPVTGNVQQPNQICVQMLGVDLVEGEGSAKARGQGIKLSSLQLYHDSITLTEDSSEQEKVIKTRVYIMLLFGNLLFPEGTGNSINFMYLSLLEDIDRISTYSWGSAVLAFLYSSLCKNAQNEHCTFSGCAFLLQTWGWWRLPRLAPENPNVYSFPYATRFITTGLDYSLTPKNKIIFYRQLLDRLRAQDFIWRPYLGLEHQPNPEDAAVWTAKTAIMRFTTVEMHQSDRVKLQFGMHQEIPGPPLSLEPWHLKKVSHQWYAQHWKEFAKEFRKMWKDRAHYVLQFPVAPNEMKPTREYVDWYRSDFYVNPF; encoded by the exons atgtttgtaatttgttttttaaaagtccaatctaatgattgtttatattgtttgtttttaaaggatcccaagaaatttcgtcaacgttcacaccctatgccttatccagacccatggtgcgtaccttacatagagcgtgcgggtttcggtcatgttatgcatgtcgtaaatgccacaattgatgtcaaatttattcttgctctgtgtgaacgttggagaccagaaacacacacttttcacctatcaactggtgaatgtaccgtcacactagaggacgtgtacatgcttttgggtcttagaatagatggtaagcctgtgactggaaatgttcaacagcccaaccaaatatgtgttcaaatgttgggggtagatttggtcgagggtgaggggtctGCAAAAGCtaggggtcagggtattaaacTATCCAGCCTCcaattgtaccacgactccataactttgactgaggattcgtccgaacaagaaaaagtcataaaaacccgggtttacattatgttattgtttgggaacttgctatttcccgaagggacgggaaatagcataaactttatgtacttgagtttgctcgaggacattgatagaataagcacgtatagttggggttctgctgtactggcattcctatatagctctttgtgtaaaaatgcacaaaatgagcattgtacattttctggatgtgcttttttgctccaaacatgggggtggtggagattgccgaggctagccccagaaaatcctaacgtctactccttcccctacgcaactag gttcattacaaccggactggattacagtcttacccccaaaaataaaattatattttatcgccaactcttggatcgtctccgagcacaagat tttatttggaggccatatttgggattggaacatcaacccaaccccgaagatgcagctgtttggacagcaaaaacggccataatgcggttcaccactgtggagatgcaccaaagtgaccgtgtcaagctgcaattcggaatgcatcaagaaatcccaggcccccctttgtctttggaaccttggcatctaaaaaaagtcagccaccagtggtatgcccaacattggaaggaatttgctaaggagtttcgtaaaatgtggaaagaccgtgcccactatgttctacaatttccggtggcgcccaacgaaatgaagccgacaagggaatatgtggattggtataga AGTGATTTCTATGTGAATCCATTTTAA